From Cervus canadensis isolate Bull #8, Minnesota chromosome 28, ASM1932006v1, whole genome shotgun sequence, one genomic window encodes:
- the LOC122429673 gene encoding probable E3 ubiquitin-protein ligase makorin-1 isoform X2, producing MEMDAAADGDHRYFLKPPPQSDPVREFLALFQSFGLEVQQRVRDSQDIVCGICMDKVWDKPEAQRIFGILPNCSHAHCLGCLRAWRKSRGDFPPSVIKACPQCRVHSSYIIPCRFWVSKGPEKEKLIRNFKARTSQIHCRFFMRGNGHCPFKSDCIYLHQLPDEALSFDPLWPESAQLASVVGTPVFLGDTKPEEEVFFMDCALSMAFWGSELLLDPNSSYHCLQ from the exons ATGGAGATGGATGCAG CTGCTGATGGCGATCACCGCTACTTCCTGAAGCCTCCACCTCAGTCAGATCCTGTCCGGGAGTTTCTGGCCCTGTTTCAGAGCTTTGGCCTTGAGGTGCAGCAG AGGGTGCGGGACAGTCAGGACATCGTGTGTGGCATCTGCATGGACAAGGTGTGGGACAAGCCGGAGGCCCAGCGGATCTTCGGCATCCTTCCCAACTGCAGCCACGCCCACTGCCTGGGCTGCCTGCGCGCTTGGCGGAAGAGCCGAGGGGACTTCCCGCCCAGTGTCATTAA GGCCTGTCCCCAGTGCCGGGTCCATTCCAGCTACATCATCCCCTGCAGATTCTGGGTGAGCAAGGGGCCTGAGAAGGAGAAACTCATCAGGAACTTCAAAGCTCGGACCAG CCAGATTCACTGCCGGTTCTTCATGCGGGGGAATGGCCACTGCCCTTTCAAATCTGACTGCATTTACCTGCACCAGCTCCCAGATGAGGCCCTGAGTTTTGATCCTCTCTGGCCTGAGAGTGCGCAGCTGGCCTCT GTGGTGGGCACACCAGTGTTCCTAGGGGACACCAAGCCAGAAGAGGAAGTGTTCTTCATGGACTGTGCCCTGAGCATGGCCTTCTGGGGTTCAGAACTCCTCCTGGACCCCAATAGTTCTTACCACTGCCTGCAATAA
- the LOC122429673 gene encoding probable E3 ubiquitin-protein ligase makorin-1 isoform X1 encodes MNGSSFSPTAADGDHRYFLKPPPQSDPVREFLALFQSFGLEVQQRVRDSQDIVCGICMDKVWDKPEAQRIFGILPNCSHAHCLGCLRAWRKSRGDFPPSVIKACPQCRVHSSYIIPCRFWVSKGPEKEKLIRNFKARTSQIHCRFFMRGNGHCPFKSDCIYLHQLPDEALSFDPLWPESAQLASVVGTPVFLGDTKPEEEVFFMDCALSMAFWGSELLLDPNSSYHCLQ; translated from the exons atgaatggatccaGTTTTTCCCCAACAGCTGCTGATGGCGATCACCGCTACTTCCTGAAGCCTCCACCTCAGTCAGATCCTGTCCGGGAGTTTCTGGCCCTGTTTCAGAGCTTTGGCCTTGAGGTGCAGCAG AGGGTGCGGGACAGTCAGGACATCGTGTGTGGCATCTGCATGGACAAGGTGTGGGACAAGCCGGAGGCCCAGCGGATCTTCGGCATCCTTCCCAACTGCAGCCACGCCCACTGCCTGGGCTGCCTGCGCGCTTGGCGGAAGAGCCGAGGGGACTTCCCGCCCAGTGTCATTAA GGCCTGTCCCCAGTGCCGGGTCCATTCCAGCTACATCATCCCCTGCAGATTCTGGGTGAGCAAGGGGCCTGAGAAGGAGAAACTCATCAGGAACTTCAAAGCTCGGACCAG CCAGATTCACTGCCGGTTCTTCATGCGGGGGAATGGCCACTGCCCTTTCAAATCTGACTGCATTTACCTGCACCAGCTCCCAGATGAGGCCCTGAGTTTTGATCCTCTCTGGCCTGAGAGTGCGCAGCTGGCCTCT GTGGTGGGCACACCAGTGTTCCTAGGGGACACCAAGCCAGAAGAGGAAGTGTTCTTCATGGACTGTGCCCTGAGCATGGCCTTCTGGGGTTCAGAACTCCTCCTGGACCCCAATAGTTCTTACCACTGCCTGCAATAA